The DNA window GTAAATCAAATTTCCGAACAAACTAAAATGAGCAAAAGGAAATTGGAACGAAAATTCGCTTCATCCATCGGACTTAGTCCTAAACAACTTTCTAAAATCATCAGACTTCAAAAAGTTCTTAAACTTCTTCTGAACAAAGAATACACTACGCTTACAGCTCTTGCTCATGAATCAGAATATTATGATCAGGCTCATTTTATCAAAGATTTTAAAGAATTTACCGGCCTCACTCCCAGAGAGTTTTATGGTGACCACCTGCAAATGTCTTCCTTATTTTACAGAATAAATCCCTGATGTCGCATTTTTACAATTTTCGACCTTGATTTATCGGGAATTTTGTTTTGATAAAATAAACAATAATGAAAACAAAACTAATTGCTGCTCTTTTGGGTATAAGCATCCTTGGCAGCTGGGCTCAACAGCAGAGTGAAATCAAAAAACTAGAATGGCTTCTGGGAACCTGGGAAACCAGAACTCCGAAAGGAAAGCTTTATGAAACATGGATCAAAAAAAGCAATTCTGAATTTCAGGCAAAAAGCTATTATCTGAATAAAAAAGATACCATTATGTTTGAACGGGTACAATTGGTAGAAAAAGATAAAAAACTGCATTATATTGTATCTGTCACCGGCCAGCATCACGAGCAGCCAGTCGATTTTGTATCTACAGCCGGATCAAACTCAACTGCCCTTGTATTTGAAAATCAGCAGAACGATTTTCCTCAGATCATTACCTATAAAAAGATTGCTAAAGACTCTTTATTTGCTGAAATTTCCGGAAAGATGAACGGAAAAATAGCTAAACAGGCATTTCCTATGAAAAAGATAAAATAGTGTGTAAATATCATAGTTTTTTTTCTTGAGTTATCATCCTTTTAAAAAATTATTTTTATAGATTTGCAATCATAATATATGACACTATTTAGTGTGTTAATAAAAGAAAAATATGATTGGATTCCTGTTTTTTTATGGAATTCAGGGACAAAAACAAATAATCGACACAATTGAAAAAACACAAAAACATTACCATTTTTACTAAACTACTCCATATATTTTTGGACAGGCATTTTTGTAAAGTAAAAAAATAATAACTCCTTATTTAAGAGCAACGAAATTGACGTATGTATTTCGGTCTTAGATAGGCAAAAAACCATGAAACTCTTAGAAACGAAAGCAGGTAATTTCGGGTCTGGTAATTATCTGCAAAAAAAACACAGGCTGCACACACTATAATACTAATAATACAATTCAATATTCTATCTTTATTTGTGTTTGAGATACAAATGAGATAAAAATTATTTTGAACAAATGAAAAACTCAAAATTACTAAAAATAGCCGTTTTTAGCTTATTAACCGTTACCTTTTCTTGCCGTGAAGAACTTACAGAAGCATCCGCTGATAAAGCCAATGTCATTGAACAGGCAACTGTAAAAAACGGACGACTTTATTTTCCAAACAAAGAATCTTTAAATGCCACTTACGCAGATCTTAAAAAGAAAGATCCTGAAACAGTTCAGCATTTTATCGAGGAAAAAGGAATTGAATCCTTAGTTCCTGTTATCACTAACAAAAATGAAAACGAAGTTATCTCGGAATTAAAATCCAGAAAAATCGGATCCCTGCAAAAAACTTCATCTATGTTGATGAGAGGCGAATCTGTATCACCTGTTTCCGATGAAGATATCTATGATGATCTTGATGATTTAGAGGAAGTTGTAGGTGATGAAGTATATGCGTCCATGCTGAACGGCAGCGCAGAAATACAAATTGCAGACAAAATCTATAAATATACGGATGCCGGAATGTTTGTTACAACAGAACAGAATTATTCCAGACTACAAAATTATCTTGAAGTAAGAAGGATCTCTCCGGATCTTTTGATTCCTACGGAGGCTTCTGTAAGAGAACAATTCATTACAGATATGCCAAGTGGTGAATTGGTTACTTTACCGAATACCGATAACACGATCAGTTATTTCTCCTCTCCGGTTGACAGAAGAAGCGGTGCAAATGGAGGATTTAGAGATGGCGGCGATGGCGGATTTAGAGGTGGTGATGGCAATACTGGCCCAAGAACAGGTGGTAATGGTGGTTTCAGAAACCCTCCTACTACTACACCACAACCTCAGGAGCCTTCGATTGCTACCATCGTTCAAAATTTACCGATCGGAGAAGTAAGAAAACCATGGTTAGGAAACGTTTTCGGAAAAACATGGACTACTTATGATAAGTATGAAAGCAAAAGAAGGGTAAAAGTGAAGTTCTATTCACAAAACCTGTATCTTGTGTATGCTGTAGGATGTAAAGTAAAACACCAATATAAAGGATGGACAGGTTTATGGAGAAAAGAGAATGCTGAGAAATTAGGAATTGGTATTAATTCAATTTCATGGAAGTTTTCACATTCACTTACCTATGCTTCCAATAATACTCCAAGAGAAGTATATTGGGTAGATGGCAAAATGTATAAAGCAGCCAATAATACCGATTATGTAAATGTTGGACCTGCTACTATGCCTACTTTCCCTTTCTCCAAGAATGCAACCGTTGATGCTGTTATTCAGTTTACCACGAATCTTTCCGGGCTTACTGAAGAGCAGTTGAATAAGTTATTTTGGGAAAATGCATGGAAGCAAGCAAATAAATTCATGGAAGGGCAAAACAAAAAGCTTAACAGAGTGGCTTTCGTTGTTGATTCTTATGAACAAACTTATATCCAGTATTATGACTTCAGCCAGATTGAAGATAATCAGGATGTTATTGAGAGAATCTTCAATTGGGGTGTTGCAACTCCTCAGTTTACGTATACTTTTGGTGGAGGTACGGGAACAGGTGTAGCTGTTACAAGCTATAAGTTTGATTTCCTTCAGCCAACAGCCGTTGCAGTAAGTATGTATGGAATTGCTAAGAAAAACGGAGCCTGGCACGGTGTTAAGTTAAATGCAAAATAGAAATTAAGCACATTATTATATGAAAACCAATCTCATTTTATTATTCATTGTTTTATTCTCATTCGGCTCATGTGTGTCTGATGAAGAAAGCGCAAGGCAAGTCAATTCTGCATTTCAGGGCAACTGGACCGGAAGCTTTTCAGGAGATGAAAGCGGCACCCTTACCTTTGTCGTGCAAAAAGAAGGGACAATGGTTGGCGAAATTCATTTCAATCAAACCAATACAACAGAAGCCATTAATGGCTATGTTAATTTTGACGGAAAATTTGATATGAATACTAAAACCAACTACACCTTTTCCGGCTATTTGCAGAGTTCCGCAAGCAATGGAATGTGGACAAAGAATAATTTAAAAGGAAGTTACAGTTTTCAAAAACAATAATTAGATTTTACTTTATAGAATAAGCCTTGACCGATTTTGGTCAAGGCTTATTTGTTTAAAAAAATTGTATCTCTCATTCCTGTTTTTTTAGAATCTGAGATTAGTTTTTTGTTTTGGGATATGTTTCGGCGGCCTCCGGCCGCCGAAACATATCATCCTCAAACCTTCATCAGGCAAGTGAACTTGCCTCTCTTAGCTCCCTAAAAATAAGCGTACTCATCAAAACCCTTGCGTTTAAAAAAGAAAGATAACCTCGCAAATAAAGCAGATATCGCAGATCCTAAACACTCACCTATCTGCGTAATCTCCAAATTCTGCGAGAAAAAAAACAATTTAGATTTCTCCATAACTCATCTCTTTTTTCAAATAATATGGTTTCTGCTAATGTTCACCAGGACCTTCTTTGCAATCTTGATTTTAAAAAGTCGTTCTTATTTGAACATACATACATAGATTTTCTAAAAAAATTCAATAGATTACATTAAAATATTTCAATACCAGAAATATGATAAATAGAAAATGAATACTTATTATATACAATACATATACAACGCAAATGTAGTATCCAAGTAACAGCATCTTTTATAGTAAAAAAAACTTTTTTTTATAATATTTGTAAAAAAAAATCAAGCTATGAAAAATAAATCTTTCTTATTATTTCTGGTAGTTCCGTCATTGTTATTTTCACAAATCGGAATTAATACATCAAACCCAAAGGCCATACTCCATATTGATGGTGGTAAAGATAACCCTTTAGCAGGAGATATACTTTCACCTGCACAACAAGCAAATGATTTTGTAGTGACTTCTATAGGTCAAGTAGGGATTAAAACAATCACACCCAATAGTAGCCTTACCATTAATGGATCGCTACAAGCAGCTTATAAAGAAATTACGTCCAGCACAACTCTCACAGACACTGATTTTTACATTGTCTACACAGGAAATACATCAGCCATTGTTAGTCTTCCTGCAGTGGCTATTGGGTCATCCAGTTTTGCAGGCAGGATTTATAAAATCAAAAATATCTCTTCCAGTACGCTTACAATAAAAGCGAATGGTACAGATAAAATAAGATTAAATAACACCTCCAGTTCCAACACCGTTGACATACCTACCAATTCTATAGTAGAAATTGTAAACAATACCAATACAAGTGGTGGAAATACTTGGGACTTATCTCTTACCACAAATAATATTTCCACAACAGATAATTATTATAAACTTTTAGCTACTGATGTTGCTAATCTTAACTCTACTCAAAATTTAAACAATATGGGTATAAATAATTATCAATTTATTCCAAATTCTACATTAACTCTTGTTGTTCCATCAGGCTACAACACCTATCAAGCAGTATTGAGATGGGATCTTTGGGGAGATGTTTCTCCGCAACAAACTGCAGGAGGTTCTTTACGTTATGGCCTAAAACAAATTAATAATAATATTACAACCCAGACAAATAGCATCATGATGTCCTCTTGGTCATTTATTTCCGGAGCTGGAACCACCAGATTTTCTGCTCCTGTAGCTATTGTTGTATCAGGACTTACACCAGGTACCTATACATTTCAACTTGGTATTAACAGAGAAGATGAATCTACGGGATCTTATTCAACCTCTCCAAGGCTTTTCGGACTAGTAGGCTTGGCACAACTATACGGGAAATAGAATTCTCAGCAAAAATTAATATTTAAAATCTATAATCAACAGTCTCAGATATAGTTATCTGGGACTGTATTAGATTATTTTTTTAAAAAAAACTTGCGTAGCTAAATAACTACACATATATTTGTAGTCAAATAACTACACAATGAATTTAAGAAGAGATGTATTTCAAGCCATAGCCGATCCTACCCGAAGATCTATTTTAATGCTGGTGGCAGCTCAGTCGATGACTGCCGGAGCCATTGCTTCCAATTTCGATACTGCAAGACCTACCGTTTCCAAACACCTTCAGATCCTTACAGAATGTGAATTGCTGAAGTCTGAACAAAACGGTCGTGAAATTATATACCATCTTAATCCCAATAAAATGAGAGAAATCGCCGACTTTATAGAGCCGTTCCGTAAAATGTGGGACGAAAAATTCAATAAACTGGAAAGTGTGATGAAAGCGTACCAGAAAAAGATAAGTAATGAGTAATGGGCAATGAGTAATAGTTTTATATTCTTATACAACTCAAACCCTTCCACTCTAATACTCTAATACTCTCCCATACTCAAATCCTCAAACACCAAAAATCATGGAACTAAAAACAAAAATTCACGCCGAAGACGGCAAACAGGAAATTTTTATCACCAGAGAATTTGATCTTCCTGTTGAACTTCTTTTCAAAGCATATACAGAACCTGAATTGTTCGAACAATGGATGGGCAGCAAAGTCGTCAAGATGGAAAACAAACAACATGGCGGTTACCGTTTTGAAACCTTAAATCCTCAGGGAGAAGTCGTTTTCAGTGCCAACGGAACCATTCATGAGATTGTTCCCGATCAGAAAATTACCCGGACCTTTCAGATGGAAAACACGCCTTTTCCTGTTCAGATGGAGTTTTTAGAATTTGAAAAACTAACGGATACCACCAGTAAAATCACGATTCAAAGCATCTACAAATCAGTAGATTTCAGAGATCAGCACCTTAAAATGCCATTTGCGCAGGGAATTAATTGGGCGCATAACCGTTTGCAGGAGCTTTTTAAGTAAGACTTTTATGAGAGGAAAGACTGATAGATAATAGACGAAGAGATGAGAGACACTGATGTCAAAGCTTAACTTGTAAACGTCAATAGCCAATTTTGCTTCGCAAGTGAATCATCAATCATCAATCATCACTGAAAGGATAACAACCTTGAACTTTAAACATCAAACCTTAAACCCTCTCATCTTCCCACTCTAATACTCTCAAACACTCCCACCCTCAAACTCAAAAGCATGAATCCAAAAGTTGATTTTTTCTTCGATAAAGCCACACAATGGAAAGAAGAATTTAAAAAATTAAGAGCCATTGCGCTCAGTACCGAACTGGTAGAAGATTTAAAATGGGGATGCCCTTGTTATACCTACGAAGGAAAAAATATTTTCCTCATTCACGGTTTTAAAGAATATTGTGCACTTCTCTTTTTTAAAGGAGCATTGATGAAAGATCCTGACCATATTTTAATTCAACAATCTGAAAATGTGCAGGCTGCAAGACAAATCCGATTTACCAATGTAGAACAGATTAATGATCTGGAAAAAATTCTTAGGAATTATATGTTTGAGGCTGTTGAAATCGAAGAATCAGGAGCTAAAGTTGAAATGAAGAAAACCAAAGAATTTGAAATGGTG is part of the Chryseobacterium lactis genome and encodes:
- a CDS encoding ArsR/SmtB family transcription factor gives rise to the protein MNLRRDVFQAIADPTRRSILMLVAAQSMTAGAIASNFDTARPTVSKHLQILTECELLKSEQNGREIIYHLNPNKMREIADFIEPFRKMWDEKFNKLESVMKAYQKKISNE
- a CDS encoding DUF6265 family protein, whose translation is MKTKLIAALLGISILGSWAQQQSEIKKLEWLLGTWETRTPKGKLYETWIKKSNSEFQAKSYYLNKKDTIMFERVQLVEKDKKLHYIVSVTGQHHEQPVDFVSTAGSNSTALVFENQQNDFPQIITYKKIAKDSLFAEISGKMNGKIAKQAFPMKKIK
- a CDS encoding SRPBCC family protein; translated protein: MELKTKIHAEDGKQEIFITREFDLPVELLFKAYTEPELFEQWMGSKVVKMENKQHGGYRFETLNPQGEVVFSANGTIHEIVPDQKITRTFQMENTPFPVQMEFLEFEKLTDTTSKITIQSIYKSVDFRDQHLKMPFAQGINWAHNRLQELFK
- a CDS encoding YdeI/OmpD-associated family protein; amino-acid sequence: MNPKVDFFFDKATQWKEEFKKLRAIALSTELVEDLKWGCPCYTYEGKNIFLIHGFKEYCALLFFKGALMKDPDHILIQQSENVQAARQIRFTNVEQINDLEKILRNYMFEAVEIEESGAKVEMKKTKEFEMVEEFQQQLDKNPKLKEAFEALTPGRQRAYLLHFSSAKQSKTRESRIEKCIPQILEGKGIND